A single genomic interval of Flavobacterium sp. N2820 harbors:
- a CDS encoding 3-oxoacyl-ACP synthase III family protein has translation MYHSKISGLGYYVPDNIVTNNDLAQKMDTNDEWIQERTGIQERRHIIRGEDTTTSMGVKAAKIAIERSGVVKEDIDFVIFATLSPDYYFPGPGVLVQRDLGLRTVGALDVRNQCSGFVYAISIADQYIKTGMYKNVLVIGSELHSTGLDMTTRGRGVSVIFGDGAGAAVLSREEDLSKGILSTHLHSEGQHAEELSLIAPGMGKRWVTDIIADNDPNDESYYPYMNGQFVFKNAVVRFSEVINEGLQANNLQVSDITMLVPHQANLRISQFIQQKFRLTDDQVFNNIQKYGNTTAASIPIALTEAWEQGKIKSGDLVVLAAFGSGFTWGSVIIRW, from the coding sequence ATGTACCACTCAAAAATATCAGGATTAGGTTATTATGTGCCAGATAATATTGTTACTAATAACGATTTGGCGCAAAAAATGGATACCAATGATGAATGGATTCAAGAGCGAACAGGAATTCAAGAACGTCGCCACATCATAAGAGGTGAGGATACGACTACTTCAATGGGTGTAAAAGCAGCTAAAATTGCTATTGAGCGATCAGGAGTGGTAAAAGAAGATATCGATTTTGTTATTTTTGCTACTTTGAGTCCGGATTATTATTTTCCTGGCCCAGGCGTTTTAGTACAACGCGATTTAGGTTTAAGAACGGTTGGCGCTTTAGATGTTCGTAATCAATGTTCAGGATTTGTGTATGCTATTTCAATTGCGGATCAATACATTAAAACCGGAATGTATAAAAATGTTTTAGTAATCGGTTCTGAACTACATTCAACAGGTTTAGACATGACAACTCGCGGTAGAGGTGTTTCGGTAATTTTTGGAGATGGCGCTGGAGCAGCTGTGCTTTCAAGAGAAGAAGATTTATCAAAAGGAATTTTATCTACACATTTACATTCTGAAGGACAACATGCCGAAGAATTATCCTTAATTGCTCCAGGAATGGGGAAACGTTGGGTAACCGACATTATTGCCGATAACGATCCAAATGACGAAAGCTATTATCCGTACATGAACGGACAATTCGTATTTAAAAATGCTGTAGTTCGTTTTAGTGAAGTCATTAACGAAGGGTTACAAGCGAATAATTTACAAGTTTCTGATATTACTATGTTGGTGCCACATCAAGCGAATTTGAGAATTTCACAATTCATTCAACAGAAATTTCGTTTAACGGATGACCAAGTTTTTAACAACATACAAAAATACGGAAATACAACTGCTGCTTCCATTCCAATTGCTTTAACAGAAGCTTGGGAACAAGGCAAAATCAAATCAGGCGATTTGGTAGTTCTGGCTGCTTTTGGTTCAGGATTTACTTGGGGAAGTGTGATTATTAGATGGTAG